AATCTATATGTATTTGGTTGAATGTAAAGTATTATTTGATGTGATTTGATCGTACAGGCCTTGAGAGGGTCCATGGGTTTACTTTTGGAGATAGCCTTGATCAAGATAGAAAAAGCAAATGGATAGACTTCAAAGCAAGGCTAGACAAGGTAGCACATGACTTTGTCATACTTTTAACAATTGCTtcatttgtttttctcttttgggAATATACTTTATCCTGTTTGTGTACCTATTTCTCACATCTAATAAATTTCATTTACATacatatacaaaaaaaaatgaaagaaagaaataaaaaaaatagtccTACGAATTTTAACTAAGTACCTTTCCACAAGTGGCACACAAGTTTTGGCTTCATCAGCCAGTGCTCATATCGGTGCTACTTTTTGGATAAAACTTGACAGATGCTTTCTCTAATATCAACTGATACTAGATTCTTCCTGTCCTTAGACTTAAATTTGAATTAGCTTATTTAAACCTAAATCTGTAAGGTTATTGACCTCATTTCTTTTATCTGTATCTTTTCATTTTGTGCAGCTTCTTAGCTTGGAAGAAGCATGGACTCTAGTTCTTGATGATGCATTAGCCAATTCTTTTATAGCACCTGCAACTGATGATCTAAAAGACGACAATCAATTAACATGTAAGTTTTTTCTCCAACAATCTCAAGACTTCAAGTTGTGCATAAATCCAGTTGGAGTTTTCAAGTATGAAATTGAAATTGTGAATATTTGTTTTGTTCTTGGGCCTTGGCCCCCTTGTACACAAGGTACACTGGCAGTTGAAGCTTGTTATTGACAAGATAACTTGCTGTATCTTCTGAGTAGTGGTATTCAgaaaattattttcatgtttCAAGCTGTTGGTTTTATCGTTTTATGCAGTTTGTTTGTATAGTGATGTGATTTCAAGTTTATTGCTTCAACATATAACTATGGATTATGTCATACCTGGTGTCCTCATTATTGGttaaatatttttcttcattgtgGAAAATATTTCGTCATGCTTTGAAGTAAAGACATCTGATTCAATTTAACCTTGAGTTCCCTGGGAACCCAATTACTACCATGTAAACAAAAGGATTTCTAGAGCATGCTAATAACTATTTTTTGCATTTGACATTTCCTTTGTTGAGTCTCGGTCACAAAATAAAATAGGACTGCAGATAAATGCATTGGAAAGAAAACACCAATTGTAGAAAAGATGATGAAGTCTTGCCTTTGGTTGTGTGGACATGTGTGGAGGAAACTTGTAAAAGCACCTGTAAAGTGGATAGATCAGATGGAGGATATTCTAATAGTTAGAGATGGAGGAAAACAATTAATCTAATCATTTTGAAAAATTTGGTCTGAAATGATTCATGACAGGACATAATGACATTGTTTCATCCATAAAAGAAAACTTGGATTCAAATTATTCATGATCATAACTCGTTAGAAAAAGGCTTTAGTTGTTGATGTTGTTATTGATATTTCCCTTGTTAGGGGTATGGGTTTGAACCATTTGCATTAGTGTGCCCTTATCAACTTTGCATAATTGGAATGATGTGGATTGTGGGTTTAATGAGTTGTGGCTCGCCTCGTCCCTTAACCATGAGGTCCGGTCGGGGTTTGGTGCTTGCCCATGGGAATGGTGCACATTTTGTGGCCAGTCGCTTACGCAGAGATTAGTCACTGCTGCGGCAGTGGATACCTTAGGCTAAAAAGTATATATACCTCGTGCGAGCAGCCACAATGAGGGGATTAGTTACTGTTGTGGCAGTGGATACCCTAgagtcaaaaaaaatatatatatatatatatatatatatagttgtgATTGTTTAGTATTATTGTTGTGTCATCTAACTTGGCTACATAGTTCTTCAGCCTAATATATTGATGTGTTGGGTTTTTTTGTTTCAACTTTGTTATCTCTCTAGTTGAGGAATATGAGAGGTCGTGGGAGCAAAATGAAGAATTGGGTCTGAATGATATTGACACATCCAGTGCTGATGCTGCTTATGAATCAACAAATACTACTAAAAGTGAGTGAGCTTTAAGTCAGACTCATCCTTGCCTCTCTTCTCCCACCTCCACCCAAAACCAATAGAGGGAAGAGACTTGAGAGAAAAGGAGAATTTTTGTGCACTTTGATATCAAGGAAatagaaaggaaagaaaagtcTGTTGTCTTGGCTTTCATATGTAATGTATCCAATACTGGTTTGCTATTTATGTATCCAAATTTATTAACTTGTCTCATCCTTCTTAAATAGTTCTATTGTGAAGATGTAACTTATTTTGAGTATTGACTTGGCAATttaattgcttatatatgttttttgaaatatatgaaaataaggtttaTTTGATTATATTTTCATTGTAGTTTAGTTTATATACAATTTGATATAGTTTACACAATATGTAAAATCATCTCTCAATGATATTTAATCTTTGAAATCATGCATATTGTCCTTTGAAGGCTATTGGCTAATCGTGGTGGGGGTATTCTCCAATATGAAGTTGATATAATAACTGTGTTATGACTGTATAATAGCCTGATGGGTTAACTTCTACAGATGTTGCTGTATAGAGTTGCGATAATTGATACGTATGAATTAGACTTTTTAAAACAATGggagttattttaaaataaaagatcaAATCCAAGTGCTAATTTGCGcattgtttttttgttgttttcttcGCACTAAAAATTTGTGTATAAAACTCAATTtatacattttaattttttggtacatcggaaaaggTAAAGGTAACCACGAAATGCATAATTTTTTACAAATGAAAACAATACATGTAAACTACAACGAAACTACAAACAATTAGGATCCAAGAGGAGTCTCTAATATGTTAGGTTTCAACTACTATTGTGCAGGGGAATGCTAGCAACGGGAATATTTTTTTAGTGTTTGGGTTGAGAATTTTTAAAGCAACTgatgaactttttttttcttaaattgcAATTTAAATTCGGGTGTGGTAAAGGTCAAATAACTCCTAAAAAATGCGGCTCGAATTGAACTCTCAACTTAAAggttaaaattactttttactACTACGACCGACGCTCATTGGATTTgatacaaataattttgttttcatgGAAAATATTATCTAATAtgtgatattttttattttttgtgttgATTACTTTTTGTATCGTATAAAAATCAATCACCAAAGAAAAGCAATTGCAAAACACAATTCATAATCTAGTTGGTATTATGAGGTCATTTGATAGACATTATAGGATAATAGCAGAATAAGATAAAGAGTTGGATAAGATAGAAAcatgatagactcttatcatatataTGTTTGAAGTTGATAAGATAATgataaaatatgattttttttttgtaacaaaaggaaatatataaaatatgataTTGATAATGAGAAATGTATTAAACAGAATAAAGTGTACACccaattttatgattttattaactttcaaagaaaaattatgattttattttatttatataattttatagTGAAAGaaacataatttatttttccaatGAAACAGAAAGTcttccccttttttttttttttttttgtataagaTTGAGGCGAGGGCCCCACGACCACGATCAACGCAAACTCAATTCTATAGTCAACGCCAACACAGAATCTCCGTTCACCTTCTCATTGGCTTACCATTCTCTCTCTCCCCTCCTCCTATTTAAACGCCCTTCCTTCCCCACTTCCTCTGTTTGTTTCCGTTACTTCTCTCTCTTCACAGGTTCgttcctcttctctctcttcatcatcatcacagTTTCAGTTtcagagtttcatctctttttaTTAGGGTTTCGATTACGCTACATTTGTTCCTCTCTCTCTTGCAGATCTGAATATTCCACTCTAGGTTTTTGTTTTCTCTACTCGCTTCAATTTTTTCACTCGTCATGCAATCTTATTTTGTGATTCTCGTTTCATCCACTGGATTCATGTGTATCGCTTATTGATTTCGCTATCGCTATCGAATTCTAAACTTGTTTGTTTGCCGGAAAAACTCCAGAAACCGATCTCcagaatttgaaatttgaaaactaGGCTATGAatcattgaattgaattgaattcgactttttgttttttgtgaaTTCTAGAGTTTGCAGGATTACTAGGCAATGAATCTCACTTTTTTCGTTTTGCTGGCTTGATTTGGCTTAATTTCTCTGCGCTATCGAATCCCTTACTTGTTTTTGTTTCCATGGAAAATTCGAGTAATGGATCTGGAGATTATGAATTTGTTGAGTTTCGCGAGTTGCAACATTATTAGGGAATGAATCTCACTTTTTGTTGCTGTGAATTTTATATTTTGCAGGATTTAGTGTTGAATTTCGGCGAAAAAAATGGCGGCTGCAGATTCTTCGTCTCCCCGTGAGGAGAATGTTTACCTGGCCAAGTTGGCGGAGCAGGCAGAGCGGTATGAGGAGATGGTGGAGTTCATGGAGAAGGTTGCCAAGTCGGTGGACGCTGGGGAGTTGACGGTGGAGGAGAGGAACTTACTCTCTGTGGCGTACAAGAATGTGATTGGGGCGAGGAGGGCTTCCTGGAGGATCATCTCCTCCATTGAGCAGAAGGAGGAGAGCAGAGGGAATGAGGACCATGTCTCTGTTATCAAGGAGTACAGGGGAAAGATTGAGGCTGAGCTCAGCAAGATCTGTGATGGAATTTTGAATCTCCTTGAGTCCAATCTCATACCATCTGCTGCGGCCCCTGAGTCTAAGGTGTTTTACCTTAAAATGAAAGGTGACTACCACAGGTACCTTGCTGAGTTCAAGACTGGGGCAGAGAGAAAAGAAGCTGCAGAAAGTACTTTGTTAGCTTACAAATCAGCTCAGGTATACATATATTCTATAGCTGTATATACATCCTACATTCATCCATAGATAGATGCTTGTATAAGTAGTGGTTACTTTCGCTACACACGCTAAACTCAATTTGTGGTTAATTGATCCAGGATATTGCTCTTGCTGAACTTGCCCCCACCCACCCGATTAGGCTCGGTCTTGCACTCAACTTTTCTGTGTTCTACTATGAAATCCTTAACTCGCCAGATCGTGCTTGTAATCTTGCGAAGCAGGTATCTTTACTTGCTATCTGATATGAaggctttttttttaattcctggCTGCTGTATCTTAATTGATCATCGAGGAAGAAATTATCTTTATGTGTGGCTGAGTATGGACCGTAGACCATAGTGGGAATCTGTTGTGTCCATCCACTTGCATCGAAAAGTTTGTTTTTGAACAGAACTATTGGAAATTGCTTATGGAGTCCCAATAAATATACGCTGGACTTTGCAGCCTAATCTATTATATGAATTGAAgttatataattttattaattttgttcaggagaattttagaatttaatTCTTCTTTAAGAGATTGAACTTAGTACAGTGTAACTGATTTCAATCCCGTTCATTCCTTAAATCATATTACTATTTCTTTATTTGACATGACTAATGTATTCTGTACTTTACTTAGCATTTGGTACTTCATGTAATGATGGATCTAAAAGCTCCGTGAtggtttatttgtttatttcatCTATGTGTTCTCTTCTGTTTAGTAACCTATGAAAAATGCTTTACTGTGGCAGGCATTTGATGAGGCGATTTCTGAGCTTGACACATTGGGTGAAGAGTCATACAAGGACAGTACATTGATCATGCAGCTTCTCCGAGATAATCTGACTTTGTGGACGTCCGACATTACGGTATCTCTCTCTACCTTCCCTCGCATGTTGTGTACACATATACTAAATATCTCTTCTTTAACATTGTTGACGAACCTTGATGGCTGAACAAAATTGAGTTCTTTCATGAGGAGAAAGTATAAACCCCCTTTTTTTAGTAATAGTAATGCTTGTCCCTTCGAAGAAAGTTTGAGATAAAACTTGTTTGGTTGTAAAAACCGTAAGTTGTCTGAGTATCCTTATGTCTGGATCGTCATTTTTGTCTTTGTTGTTGCAATGCAGTAGTCTAGGTATTAGTTTTTGAGCTTAGTGGgacaaattaaattttatactCATACTTGCCTAAACAATGACAAACATTGAGCATATATTTTTGTGAAGAATCCATTACTTGCCTATGCTTTCTACGTCCGATGATAGTAGCTTTTAGATGTTAGAGTAATATAGGACTAGGACTTGTCTTCTTTTCCCAATATTCTGTTAGTTCTCATTGCTTCGAGATAGTATTTGTTTTTCTGAAATTTTGATTGAACTGCCTCTTAATATTTCAGGATGATGCTGGAGATGAGATCAAGGAAACATCTAAGCCACAATCAGGCGATGGGGAGCAATAATGTGGTAGTTGGCGGCATGTGTATTACCCTTAATATAGATTCCATGTTGGGTTCCATAGTAGGATTTTAGTTGTGGATTTCATGATTTCAAGTGCAGTTTGCCCTTGGGATTACAATGTTTTAATGGACCATTTATGTGTTTTATTGATGAGAAGAATATGCTTGGTGGTTTAgtgatttataatttttttattgttggcTGTTTATGAATGCTTAGTGTTGTTGTGAAGTCCTTTTTGCATACCTTTCTGAATAACTTAAGGAGCACTACTGAGGCCAATAAGATTATTTCTTTCTAAAGGTGTAATGTGACTCCTAAATTTTGTGGTTACTGGTTGGTAAACTCAGTTTActttatgtaccaaaaaaaaactgaaCTAGTTTTACAAAACTGAATCAGTATTATCATTTAAGAACTAATTTAACAGAATTGAAACAGTTTTGATAATTTACACGGTTTTGTTTTTTGACATTTTTTTGAACGGTTTTTTGACATTAAACAAACACTGTTATTTTGATAAATTAACACACTTGTTAAAGaggttttttttgttaatgttGTTAAAAGAgctatataaataaaatataatgagTATGGATGGAAGTAGATCAAAAAGCTGAGAAAGCCCTATGGTCTAGCCCACATAAAGCTTAGCCTAGACCATACCAAATTAATGAATAAACAAAGCCAAGATTTTTAATTTGATCGGTTCATCGATGGTCGGCAAGTATGTTGGTCTTAATGATGATCCAACACGAGTCGAAGCAGACCTATTTAAACAAATATAATTTATCTGAATTTATTCGTTGGCCTCACAATGCTGCTCTACTTTGATTAACCACAAGTAAGCTCTTTACCATCAAAGGTTGGAATCGGCTTACTTTCCCTCTTGTTACTTGCTGTCTCCTTTTCCATTTCTTCACGATTCAATTGCACCACAACACTTGgatggtgctctgataccaaattgGTAGGAACAAAATTATATTATAGAATAATTACACAAGCACGGGTGTTCGAGAGCCAATCTCTCCCTAACAACCAATTTCCCCAAATTCTCAATGATCCCTCATCTGATTGGAACTCCCTATTTATAACTTCCTAACAGCAATAAACTGCTGCTAATAGAAATAAACTAACTAATAACTGATAAAATTACTTAATAACTGCTATAACTACCCTTGTTCCAGAATCTCATGGGACTCTCCCTATCACATTTTTTTCATGCCAATGAGTTCATTATATTATATGTACAAAGAAAAACTACATTATTGAAATATCAATAAAAAGAACTGAAAATAAAGTACACCAAAGCAGACATTGGACAAATATATCCGATGGAACCATGTTCTCATTGCATCTTCTGTTTGGTAATTGCAAGAATTTATGAATCAACTCATGCTTTGAGACATTCACATATTTCTCTGCTGCTCTAATTGCCAGAGGTGAGAGGTTTTTCATACCATGACCTGACCTGTGACTGTGAGGCACCAACTGCTGGTGTCACCTTGCTCTTTCATGTGATTGTGAACACGACTCAAGGTTATAAAATGAACCTTATCTTCTTAAAGGTATTGCTTTCTGTATTGtagatcaatcagttgctgaaTGGATTAACTTTTTCCCTCTCAGCATATTGACAACTTAATGATTACCTCATTTTCATTATCATAATAGACCATTGAAGATTGAAccgacttagcatcaaattatTTAGGCAAACCTGTACTCTATTTACTAATAAAATAGCCCTAAAAGGCCTAGGTGTTAAAACTGCTACCAGCAATAGAATAGAAGAGTAACATTTTGGGAAAATGACTGTTTTGTTTGACTTAGCCAATAAGTTAGACATCTTAATTCACATTCTGATTAACCATTCACaaaattgatttaaattttttacCACAATTATTAAGTATTTTTGTTTAATCATGTGTTTAATTTCAGGTAAATTATTGCTAAATCAGGTTAACAAATGTTCAATCAGATTTGCAAACTAGTGAGTGGGAGAGAATGAATGAATTCAGTAGTTCTCAGTTGTACATCAAAGATAGCTTATATACATGATTCAATTATACACATCTatacatagctaacttaacagAAACTGTAACTTATAACTAACAAACTGATTTCCTAACTGTAATACAGACTACAAAAGTCATCTTGTTGGTGAAGTTAATTTCCCTAACTTTTAATATTAcctgaaaaatatttatgatgATTTTATGAGGTTTGGCGCCGGCGTCGCCATCACCGCCGCCAAACCTCTTTCCAGTTTGTTTCAACACTCTTTTGTGTGCAGTGCACCACCGCGATGGTTACCCTTCTTTCACCACACTCTCTAAAGCAGTTAAAATTTAAGGCAGTGTTCCGATGGTTTGTCCAAACGTTCCATTAATTGTAAGGATTTCTCCTTGGCTTAGATAGTTATTCTCTTGTTATCGTTTTTACTTGAAATGATTTCAATTTCTCAACACTTGTCTCTTTTTTTCATAATGCTATTGAACCAGTTTCCTCTAGCAAGGACTATGCAACAAATGAAGGGAAGGGAAGAAAATGGAGAATCGTGGAGGATCCCTTGGTTTATAGCACCTTGCCACATCCACAGCCAACTGAACAACCTAACCAAGTATAGATCAACAGCAAGTGGAAGAACATGGAACATGAAATAAGGCCAAGATAGAGAGGCATAACCTTTGTTGTATGTTGACAAAACATTGGAATTATACATCAGTAGAAGAAAATGTGCACTATTGGCTGGGTAAGTCATTTGGAAAATATACTTAAACAGTTGGGAAAAATGTATTTTCAAGTTTAATGAATCCTACTTTATCAGTTAGCTAAACGGTACAACttttaattcaaaattcaaataaacaACCCTTGGTTTCAAGGTCAATGAACTTTCATCTTAAGTCATAAGAAAAGTTATGTTCACTTCTCAACTCTAAGTAAGTGCTAACGTCCATGGTTGCCAACGGGTTTCCAAGCATAATGTCTTGAATCGATAGCTTGATGTTCTTGAGGCCTTTCTTGCAATTGCTGCATTGGCATTACTTCTGAAGTAGGAACCACATGTTGCTCAGAGGCCAAGGCACTATCCCCTAAGGTGTGTTGCGTTTCTTGCAATTGCTGCATTGGAGCATCCAAAGGAGGAACCAAATATTGTTGAGAGGCCAAATCACTTTGTTGTATTTCTTGTGATGGTTGCATCGGAAAATTCATAGGAGGATGCCCATTTTGCTGATAGGATAGTTGCTGCACATTCCAAGGAGTAGTACAATAATGCTGAGGGTATACTTGATGTGGAAAATTCAAAGGAGGATCCCCATTTTGCTGCAGTGGAAAGTCCAATGCATCAACTTGATTTTGCTGAGAGGATAATTGCTGCATTGGAGCATCCAATTGTGCCCAATTTTGCTGCAATGGAGCATTCAATTGAGGAACTTGGTTTTGTTGAGGAACCAAGTCAATATCATCAATGGTTAGGTCATAGATGCTTgttctttttctcctttttggtGTACCATTCCGGTGAAGATATAACTTTTGAGCATGACTAGCAATTTGAGTTGGAGTTTTTGTTTTGACAAATTCACTTGAGATTTGTTTCCATTGTCCTTTGCCACGTTTCTTAATACCCTCAAGAAGCTtcctataaaataaaaatggtatgttaaattttaaatatagttTTTCATACATTTAAATGAGTACTATTTGAAGAATGACACAAAATCACATATTTACAATATTAATCTTAAGAGTAAAAGTGTAAAACTATTTCACATGAAACTTTCCTATATAGCTTCAATTAAATCAAAATCTCAAAACCCTCGACAAAAAGAAACCGAGGTGCTACATATTTATACAAGGACATTGTGCATTTCGTGCAACATAGCTTTTTCCTAATCTAAATAGTGAAATGcatcaaaatatttatttgactctttttatgattcaagaaaataattatttacatGTTTTATGGAGTAAAGATGAGAACATTTTCTCTGAACAATAAATCACGCATAACTATGTacttcaatttattttaatttaatttgtgtagaagaaaaaataaaagtttaatggatatgcactgacagtgtaaaatagttttacacagtcatccaatcaaagcatcccacataggagagataattacatttgactttaattttaattaaaagaataagatattttctgattttgcggaattcaattggatgtctgtgtaaaactacactgtcagtgcatatccattaaatcTATACATTTTTGTTTTATCAAGTACTATAGCTTTACTTTTCAATCAAATGCATGAAAACATAGTGAAATAACCATTATCATCCCTAATACAAGTCAAATGAGCATGTAAATAAAATCAAGTTAggaaaatagagaaataaacGATCATCAATTTAATATTCTTACAGGTGTTCTTCTGTAGTCCATGGTACTTTTTTCTCACTTTGATTAGGAGAGGTCTTCTTTGTGTTTTTTTGTGAACTAGTAGAGCCTTTAGCAATTGGCTCTGGAACCCAATCGCCAATGAAATCTGGAGCAGGACCttcttcaatatttttaatgtcaAGTGCGAGCAATTCATACCTTTCCCTAATCTCCTTCAACGGACGACCAAGTGCATCGGCAATTCGTTCCAACTGGTCTTCCAGATCCGCATCATCAGACATGGTTCCGAGGGCTCGCTCAAAAGCCCGATCTTCGGCCGAAGTACACTGATTCAACATTGTAACACTTCTGCAAGGCTTCTAAATTTTGAATTGATCTGAAACACACGATCACATATGTGATTTATCTTTcaagtgtaacaaaaaaaaaatatgtgattTCAATCTCAATTAATGTTTAATTATACTCTTAAGTCCCAACTATTAATTTCATAATCAACGGTCACAAACCCACACTTTTTAATCTCTAAAATTGTACAATAGAGTTTAGAGTGAAATTAAATTCATGAACCATAAACCTTTATAAAATTATGAACTAAACTTGCAGGAAAGTATGAAGAACAAAATTCCATATtacactttctttttctttctttagctTTTCATTCTTAACTTcttaaaaacatttttggtAAATGAACTCTTAAAAAAGAACGCATGCAGAGCCACACGCGATGATGATATAACAAtaagaacaaaagagaaaactcAATGAAATCATAAAACTGTAGAATATACAAGGTTTAGATTTTCTTCCTAGAAAAACTAGATGAATCAAAGTAGCAGAGTATTGGTAACGAGAGATATGAAAGAAAGATAAAGAAATTATACATACATGTTGCAATTAAAACGCTGAGTCCTGAGTGTACACGTTAGGAGACAATTTTTCTAGTTTCTGTTGAAACCTCTAGTTTCTGTTGAGTTGATTCTATATGATATTATTATTCTGAATTTAATTTATAGACttcaaataatattttcacGTTTTATCTTCttctatttaaattttgaagtaGTTGTTAtcgttttttttaaaataaaaaatggggCTAGAAGAACTACTTTTATCTCCGATCAAATTAATTTGTCTAACAGCTTTCCGATTTTTTAGTTTccaattttttaaagaaaaactaTATCTATATCCTAAAAATCTGTAACCGCTTGTACTTTACCAATTATGACTTTGATAGGTTGAATTTCTCAGGAAATAATTTCACTATTTGTGTACCTTTGACCCGAACACGTTGTTCATCAATGTGATAAAATTCATAAAAGGCGTTTTTTTGGTTGATTCATATATTGAGAGCAGCATCTTAAATTCTATCAAAATTTGACAGAAAAgtgctttttcttttaaaaggaGTTGTGatcaaatttttaattttatttaattttacaatCACAATTTAGTCAAGGGTGCCTACTGTAGTAAAAAAGAAACCAGCTATAATATTCCATAAAAAcatgaaaacaagaaaaaataacATAATTTGATACACTTATTTTTTAAGTAACAACTTGGTACTTAATACAAAGTGTATTGgtatcttttattttcttgttttcaTATAGGAAGCCGATGAATGTTATTTTCAAGTCTTAAGGAGGATGGTCTTATGGTTATTAATCAACtgttggcttataaaaaaataaaaattcaatcaATTGTGGGAATACTTTGAGggaaaaaaaagaagttttcacTCGTATTCACCTACTTTCATAAGACACGATAACAACAACAATAGAAATGCAAGATTTATTATTGGAAACAAAAATGGAGTGACTTAGAAAATTGATTATCTACTAAGAAAACAATGAAATTATACATACAAATAAACAATTTGACTCGAGTCTTTCTTAGATGACTCTGCAAAACTTGGTAATTTCCTATATACAAAAAAGAACTTTGCATTGTTAACTTGAAGCCAAGCATGAAGCACCTTCTCTTGCTTCAATTTATACAGTGAGGTACATTGTTACTAAGACCATATAAAATGGTTAagcaaaaaatgttttgtttaacccTTTCTTACcccattttttctctttccaacactccacatcattttctctctccaattcaacactctttcaacaattacccactccaatggttttacttaactctcaacaccttactccaccactcaccactcaggcactcaccctaccccaccacttttttatttcacatttttatttaattttatatttttgtttttatcattacataaaattataattatcgatttaaattaaa
This is a stretch of genomic DNA from Lotus japonicus ecotype B-129 chromosome 1, LjGifu_v1.2. It encodes these proteins:
- the LOC130729003 gene encoding 14-3-3-like protein A — encoded protein: MAAADSSSPREENVYLAKLAEQAERYEEMVEFMEKVAKSVDAGELTVEERNLLSVAYKNVIGARRASWRIISSIEQKEESRGNEDHVSVIKEYRGKIEAELSKICDGILNLLESNLIPSAAAPESKVFYLKMKGDYHRYLAEFKTGAERKEAAESTLLAYKSAQDIALAELAPTHPIRLGLALNFSVFYYEILNSPDRACNLAKQAFDEAISELDTLGEESYKDSTLIMQLLRDNLTLWTSDITDDAGDEIKETSKPQSGDGEQ
- the LOC130718154 gene encoding transcription factor SRM1-like, with the protein product MSDDADLEDQLERIADALGRPLKEIRERYELLALDIKNIEEGPAPDFIGDWVPEPIAKGSTSSQKNTKKTSPNQSEKKVPWTTEEHLKLLEGIKKRGKGQWKQISSEFVKTKTPTQIASHAQKLYLHRNGTPKRRKRTSIYDLTIDDIDLVPQQNQVPQLNAPLQQNWAQLDAPMQQLSSQQNQVDALDFPLQQNGDPPLNFPHQVYPQHYCTTPWNVQQLSYQQNGHPPMNFPMQPSQEIQQSDLASQQYLVPPLDAPMQQLQETQHTLGDSALASEQHVVPTSEVMPMQQLQERPQEHQAIDSRHYAWKPVGNHGR